A section of the Lynx canadensis isolate LIC74 chromosome A1, mLynCan4.pri.v2, whole genome shotgun sequence genome encodes:
- the LOC115510800 gene encoding 60S ribosomal protein L31-like, with the protein MAPAKKGGEKKKGRSAISEVATREYTINIHKRIHGGGFKKRAPRALKEIRKFAMKEMGTPDVCIDTRLNKAVWAKGIRNVPCRIHVRSSRKT; encoded by the coding sequence ATGGCTCCGGCAAAGAAGGGTGGCGAGAAGAAGAAGGGCCGTTCTGCCATCAGCGAGGTAGCGACCAGAGAATACACCATCAACATTCACAAGCGCATCCATGGAGGGGGTTTCAAGAAGCGTGCCCCTCGGGCACTCAAAGAGATCCGGAAATTTGCTATGAAGGAGATGGGAACCCCAGATGTGTGCATTGACACCAGGCTCAACAAAGCTGTCTGGGCCAAAGGGATAAGGAATGTCCCATGCCGTATCCATGTGCGGTCGTCCAGAAAAACGTAA